One genomic segment of Ferrimonas sp. YFM includes these proteins:
- a CDS encoding GGDEF domain-containing protein, translating to MPNQHSHNAELDALHLLTQLVQTIEVGLVVLDRQFRIHLWNSFMENHSGLRASQVRGKRVFDLFEELPEEWLTSKLETAFLLNNRAFTTWEQRPYIFKFPNSRPVTGQSPYMYQNLTIQPLSNRFAEVNNVALVVYDVTVEANHRQALSKMSQIDTLTGLANRRMWQQHLDQEFERSRRYGHPSTLMVLDIDHFKSINDTLGHSAGDLVLAAVGQKLGQLLRKSDVAARYGGEEFTLLLPETTQEQAQLLAERIRSTMSELTVETDAGVASFTVSIGYAPYHEGLENNKVWFEKADKALYEAKRQGRNRCILAKAS from the coding sequence ATGCCAAACCAGCACTCCCACAATGCCGAACTCGATGCCCTGCACCTGCTGACCCAGCTGGTTCAGACTATTGAAGTGGGCCTGGTGGTGCTGGACCGACAGTTCCGCATCCACCTGTGGAACAGCTTCATGGAGAACCACAGTGGCCTCAGAGCCTCCCAGGTGCGCGGCAAGCGGGTCTTTGACCTGTTCGAAGAGTTACCGGAGGAGTGGCTCACCAGCAAGCTGGAGACCGCCTTCCTGCTGAATAACCGCGCCTTCACCACCTGGGAGCAGCGGCCCTACATCTTCAAGTTCCCCAACTCCCGCCCGGTGACCGGCCAGAGCCCCTACATGTACCAGAACCTGACCATTCAGCCACTAAGCAACCGGTTTGCCGAGGTGAATAACGTGGCTCTGGTGGTGTACGACGTTACCGTCGAAGCCAACCACCGTCAGGCGCTGTCGAAGATGAGCCAGATTGATACCCTTACCGGGCTGGCCAACCGCCGCATGTGGCAGCAACACCTGGATCAGGAGTTTGAGCGCAGTCGCCGCTATGGTCACCCCTCCACCTTGATGGTGCTGGACATCGACCACTTCAAGTCCATCAACGACACCCTGGGTCACAGTGCCGGTGACCTGGTGTTGGCGGCAGTGGGTCAGAAACTGGGGCAACTGCTGAGAAAGAGCGATGTGGCGGCTCGCTACGGCGGCGAGGAGTTTACCCTGTTGCTGCCGGAAACCACCCAGGAGCAGGCACAGCTGCTGGCTGAGCGCATTCGCAGCACCATGTCTGAGTTGACCGTGGAGACCGATGCCGGCGTGGCCAGCTTTACCGTCAGCATCGGTTATGCTCCCTACCATGAGGGCCTGGAGAACAATAAGGTGTGGTTCGAAAAGGCTGACAAAGCCCTGTATGAAGCCAAGCGTCAGGGCCGTAACCGCTGCATCCTGGCCAAGGCCAGCTGA
- the rraB gene encoding ribonuclease E inhibitor RraB gives MTIEQLILEQEQENREIVEALLEDGSQPDAEYVIEHHFSGSNFDKLEKAAVDAFKAGYEVEDAEELELDDGAVVFAFDAVIEHKLEVERLNKDTKTLIELADKHGIQYDGWGTYFVE, from the coding sequence ATGACCATTGAACAACTGATCCTCGAGCAGGAGCAGGAGAACCGCGAGATCGTGGAGGCTCTGCTGGAGGATGGCTCTCAGCCGGACGCCGAGTACGTTATCGAGCACCACTTCTCCGGCTCCAACTTCGACAAGCTGGAGAAGGCGGCGGTAGACGCCTTTAAGGCGGGTTATGAAGTGGAAGACGCCGAAGAGCTGGAGCTGGATGACGGCGCCGTGGTGTTTGCCTTTGACGCCGTGATTGAGCACAAACTTGAGGTGGAGCGCCTGAATAAAGACACCAAGACCTTGATCGAACTGGCCGACAAGCACGGCATCCAGTACGACGGCTGGGGCACCTACTTTGTGGAATAA
- a CDS encoding 1-acylglycerol-3-phosphate O-acyltransferase — translation MLLLLRSLTLALLLVLVSTLGLLLCLIRPFHRNNVHYTAKVFGAVAPILGLKVIHRGTRGDGEPVVYVGNHQNNFDLFTHTGSVPKGTVSMGKTSLKWIPFFGQLYWLTGNILIDRGNRSKAVRTLKQAAEKIRGKSLSVWIFPEGTRSRGRGLLPFKTGAFHTAIQAGVPIVPVIASDQHGINLNRRNNGVVIVETLEPICTKGYSKDQVRELAEEVYGRMKQRLEELNNEAMRLAGAKPALA, via the coding sequence ATGCTGTTACTGTTGCGTTCCCTGACTCTGGCTCTGTTGCTGGTCCTGGTTTCTACCCTTGGTCTGCTGTTGTGCCTGATTCGCCCCTTTCACCGAAATAATGTCCACTACACCGCCAAGGTGTTTGGTGCCGTGGCACCGATCCTCGGTCTCAAGGTGATTCACCGCGGAACCCGAGGCGACGGTGAGCCCGTGGTCTATGTGGGCAACCACCAGAACAACTTCGATCTGTTTACCCACACAGGTTCTGTGCCCAAGGGCACGGTGTCCATGGGCAAGACCAGCCTGAAGTGGATCCCCTTCTTTGGCCAGCTGTACTGGCTGACCGGCAACATTCTGATTGATCGTGGCAACCGCTCCAAGGCGGTTCGCACCCTGAAGCAGGCAGCGGAGAAGATCCGCGGCAAGTCTTTGTCTGTTTGGATCTTCCCAGAAGGCACCCGCTCCCGTGGCCGTGGTTTGCTGCCCTTCAAGACCGGAGCCTTCCACACCGCCATCCAGGCCGGGGTGCCCATCGTACCGGTGATCGCTTCAGACCAGCATGGAATCAACCTCAATCGCCGCAACAACGGCGTGGTGATCGTCGAGACCCTGGAGCCCATCTGCACCAAGGGCTACTCCAAGGATCAGGTACGTGAGCTGGCGGAAGAGGTCTATGGCCGCATGAAACAGCGCCTGGAAGAGCTGAACAACGAGGCGATGCGACTGGCAGGGGCCAAGCCTGCCCTGGCCTGA
- a CDS encoding CatA-like O-acetyltransferase translates to MKHLDMERWPRRQQFQFFTQLDQPYFSLCADITITELFHRCQRDKLSAYHAITHAIMTVCHQLDWTRWRIRGDQVIEHEHLSAGITTLGEDRLVRFVRVPYCVEFAEFSRRMTSQSEIAWQRPGLFDEEGDGDDSIYMSCLPWVRFTQMTNPMPLSPADSVPRITWGKYDQSGEEVKVPVAAQIHHGLADGLHLGEFYEALQQRINQCRQWL, encoded by the coding sequence ATGAAACATCTGGATATGGAGCGCTGGCCACGCCGCCAGCAATTTCAGTTTTTCACTCAGCTGGACCAGCCCTACTTCAGCCTGTGTGCGGACATCACCATCACCGAACTCTTTCACCGCTGCCAGCGCGACAAGCTGTCCGCCTATCACGCCATCACCCACGCCATCATGACCGTCTGCCATCAGCTGGATTGGACCCGCTGGCGCATCCGCGGCGATCAGGTCATCGAACATGAGCATCTGAGTGCCGGCATCACCACCCTGGGTGAGGATCGGCTGGTGCGTTTTGTCCGGGTGCCTTATTGCGTGGAGTTTGCCGAGTTTTCCCGGCGGATGACATCCCAGTCTGAGATCGCCTGGCAACGGCCAGGACTGTTTGATGAGGAGGGGGATGGGGATGACTCCATCTACATGTCCTGTCTGCCCTGGGTGCGCTTTACCCAGATGACCAACCCCATGCCTTTGAGCCCGGCAGACTCTGTGCCCCGAATTACCTGGGGAAAGTATGATCAGAGTGGCGAGGAGGTGAAGGTGCCGGTGGCCGCGCAGATCCACCATGGATTGGCCGATGGCCTGCACCTTGGAGAGTTTTACGAGGCATTACAGCAACGTATAAACCAGTGTCGTCAATGGCTGTAG
- the parC gene encoding DNA topoisomerase IV subunit A, producing MSDATELSLEGVEQRPLHAFTEEAYLNYSMYVIMDRALPHIGDGLKPVQRRIIYAMSELGLSASAKYKKSARTVGDVLGKYHPHGDSACYEAMVLMAQPFTYRYPLVDGQGNWGAADDPKSFAAMRYTESRLSRFSEVLLSELGQGTVDWGVNFDGTLKEPKSLPARLPHILLNGITGIAVGMATDIPPHNVREVANACAHLLDNPRAELPELMTFVKGPDYPTGAEIITPANEIAKMYETGKGSVKMRAVYTIEQGEVVISELPHQVSGGKILEQIAAQMQAKKLPMVTDLRDESDHENPTRLVVVPRSNRVDLDQLMAHLFATTDLEKSYRVNLNMLGLDQRPAVKGLKTILGEWLDYRMATVRRRLEYRLDKVLARLHILDGLLIAFLNIDEVIAIIRNEDEPKPVLMAHFGLTEKQAEAILDLKLRHLAKLEEMKIRGEQDELSKERDKLQLTLSSERRMKTLVKKELLADAEKYGDDRRSPLKEREEAKALTETELMPTEAITVVMSQKAWARQAKGHEVDPETLNYKSGDGYLSHARGRSNQPVIFLESSGRSYTTDAHTLPSARSQGEPLSGRFNLVAGEMLEHTLMGDSEQLYLMATDAGYGFVCALKEMISRNKAGKALLTVPIGSRVIAPTPIANQESDRLLAITTEGRMLLFPVAQLPVLSKGKGNKIIGIPTERVKSREEYLKHLVVVPETAAVTLWAGKRKLTLKPDDLAHYQGERGRRGNKLPRGLQRVDKLELVTE from the coding sequence ATGAGTGATGCAACTGAATTGAGCCTTGAGGGAGTGGAGCAGCGGCCGCTGCATGCCTTTACCGAAGAGGCCTACCTGAACTACTCCATGTACGTCATCATGGACCGGGCGCTGCCCCACATCGGTGACGGTCTCAAGCCGGTCCAGCGACGTATCATCTACGCCATGAGCGAGCTCGGTCTGTCCGCCTCTGCCAAGTACAAGAAATCCGCCCGTACCGTGGGCGACGTGCTGGGTAAGTACCACCCCCATGGTGACAGCGCCTGTTACGAGGCGATGGTGCTGATGGCCCAGCCCTTTACCTATCGCTATCCCCTGGTGGATGGCCAGGGGAACTGGGGGGCGGCGGACGATCCCAAGTCCTTCGCCGCCATGCGTTACACCGAATCCCGTCTCTCCCGCTTCTCCGAGGTGTTGCTCAGCGAGCTGGGGCAGGGCACCGTGGACTGGGGCGTCAACTTTGATGGCACCCTGAAGGAGCCCAAGAGCCTGCCGGCCCGTCTGCCACACATCCTGCTCAATGGCATCACCGGCATTGCCGTGGGTATGGCCACCGACATCCCGCCCCATAACGTTCGCGAGGTGGCCAACGCCTGTGCCCACCTGCTGGACAACCCCAGGGCGGAACTGCCGGAACTGATGACCTTTGTTAAAGGTCCGGACTACCCCACAGGGGCCGAGATCATCACTCCGGCCAATGAAATTGCCAAGATGTACGAGACCGGCAAGGGGTCGGTGAAGATGCGGGCGGTCTACACCATAGAGCAGGGCGAAGTGGTGATCAGCGAACTGCCCCACCAGGTGTCCGGCGGCAAGATCCTCGAGCAGATCGCCGCTCAGATGCAGGCGAAGAAGCTGCCCATGGTCACGGATCTGCGTGATGAGTCCGACCATGAAAACCCCACCCGTCTGGTGGTGGTGCCTCGCTCCAACCGGGTGGATCTGGATCAGCTGATGGCGCACCTGTTTGCCACCACGGATCTGGAGAAGAGTTACCGGGTCAACCTGAACATGCTGGGGCTGGATCAGCGTCCGGCGGTGAAGGGGCTGAAGACCATTCTTGGCGAGTGGCTGGACTACCGTATGGCCACGGTGCGTCGCCGCCTGGAGTACCGTCTGGACAAGGTGCTGGCCAGACTGCACATCCTCGACGGCTTGCTCATCGCCTTCCTCAACATCGACGAAGTGATCGCCATCATCCGTAACGAGGATGAGCCCAAACCTGTGCTGATGGCCCACTTTGGCCTGACCGAGAAGCAGGCGGAAGCGATCCTCGACCTCAAGCTGCGCCATTTGGCCAAGCTGGAGGAGATGAAGATCCGCGGTGAGCAGGATGAACTCTCCAAGGAGCGGGATAAGCTGCAGCTGACCCTCTCCTCCGAGCGCCGCATGAAGACCCTGGTGAAAAAAGAGCTGCTGGCGGACGCCGAGAAGTACGGTGACGACCGCCGCAGCCCGCTCAAGGAGCGGGAGGAGGCCAAGGCCCTGACCGAGACCGAGCTGATGCCCACCGAAGCGATCACCGTGGTGATGTCCCAGAAGGCCTGGGCCCGTCAGGCCAAGGGTCATGAGGTCGACCCGGAGACGCTCAACTACAAGTCCGGAGATGGTTACCTGTCCCATGCCAGGGGGCGCAGCAATCAGCCGGTGATCTTCCTGGAGAGCTCGGGACGAAGCTACACCACGGATGCGCACACCCTGCCTTCCGCCCGCAGCCAGGGTGAGCCCCTGTCGGGCCGCTTCAACCTGGTGGCCGGCGAGATGCTCGAGCATACCCTGATGGGAGACTCAGAGCAGCTCTACCTGATGGCCACCGATGCCGGCTATGGCTTCGTCTGTGCCCTCAAGGAGATGATCAGCCGCAACAAGGCGGGTAAGGCACTGCTGACCGTTCCCATCGGTTCCCGGGTGATCGCGCCGACCCCCATCGCCAATCAGGAGAGCGACCGCCTGCTGGCGATCACCACCGAAGGCCGGATGCTGCTGTTCCCTGTGGCCCAGCTGCCGGTGCTGAGCAAGGGTAAGGGCAATAAGATCATCGGCATTCCCACCGAGCGGGTGAAGAGCCGGGAGGAGTACCTGAAGCATCTGGTGGTGGTGCCGGAGACCGCGGCCGTCACCTTGTGGGCGGGCAAGCGCAAGCTGACCCTCAAGCCCGATGACCTGGCCCACTATCAGGGTGAGCGGGGCCGCCGGGGCAACAAGCTGCCCCGAGGCCTGCAGCGGGTGGACAAGCTCGAGTTGGTCACCGAATAA
- a CDS encoding PQQ-dependent sugar dehydrogenase has protein sequence MGSVTLLIIAAAAAVSSAQLPEGFSLTQVAEADNARQMAWGNRGTLFVGSRKAGKVHALQDLDGDGVYETRHLVAQGLYLPSGIAFRDNTLYVAAVNRILAFPDVENRLVAPKMEVVYDGLPSDAHHGWKFIRFAADGRLIVPVGAPCNICNPELPYASILALDLDRGKYEVLARGVRNSVGFDFHPDSGELYFSDNGRDMMGDDVPPDEINRLTTVGSHFGYPFLHGAEVADPKFKASAGQMAGFEKPLWQLQAHVAPLGIHFYRGEAFPSPYRGALFIAEHGSWNRSSKVGYQVSALLPQDDGSWQYRVIIGPWLDGEQPLARPVAFLEHPDGSLLISDDYNGAVYKLTYNGMPAQTADNENNE, from the coding sequence ATGGGAAGCGTCACACTATTGATCATCGCCGCAGCGGCGGCGGTCTCGTCCGCCCAGCTGCCGGAGGGGTTTTCTTTGACTCAGGTGGCCGAGGCGGACAATGCCAGACAGATGGCCTGGGGCAACCGGGGTACCCTGTTTGTCGGCAGCCGTAAGGCGGGCAAGGTTCATGCCTTGCAGGATCTGGATGGTGATGGTGTCTATGAGACCCGGCACCTGGTGGCCCAGGGGCTCTACCTTCCCTCCGGCATCGCGTTTCGCGACAACACCCTCTATGTGGCGGCGGTCAATCGCATCCTGGCTTTCCCGGACGTGGAAAACCGGCTGGTGGCACCTAAGATGGAGGTGGTGTACGACGGCCTGCCCAGTGACGCCCACCACGGCTGGAAGTTCATCCGCTTCGCCGCCGATGGCCGGCTGATCGTGCCAGTGGGTGCGCCCTGCAACATCTGCAATCCGGAGCTGCCCTACGCCAGCATTCTGGCGCTGGACCTGGACAGGGGGAAGTATGAGGTTCTGGCCAGGGGCGTGCGCAACAGCGTGGGGTTTGACTTCCATCCGGACAGTGGCGAACTCTACTTTTCCGATAATGGCCGCGACATGATGGGGGATGACGTGCCTCCGGATGAGATCAATCGGCTGACCACGGTGGGCAGCCATTTTGGTTACCCCTTCCTTCATGGCGCTGAGGTGGCCGACCCCAAGTTCAAGGCCAGTGCCGGGCAGATGGCCGGCTTTGAGAAGCCTCTGTGGCAGCTGCAGGCCCATGTGGCGCCCCTGGGAATCCACTTCTACCGGGGCGAGGCGTTTCCCTCGCCGTATCGGGGGGCGTTGTTTATCGCCGAGCATGGCAGCTGGAACCGCAGCAGCAAGGTGGGCTATCAGGTCAGTGCCCTGCTGCCTCAGGACGACGGCAGCTGGCAATACCGGGTGATTATTGGCCCCTGGCTTGATGGAGAACAACCTTTAGCCCGTCCTGTGGCATTTCTTGAGCACCCTGATGGTTCGCTTTTGATTTCGGACGATTATAATGGTGCGGTTTACAAGCTAACTTACAACGGAATGCCGGCGCAGACGGCGGATAACGAAAACAATGAGTGA
- the parE gene encoding DNA topoisomerase IV subunit B, which yields MTNQYTSDAIEVLNGLEPVKRRPGMYTDTARPNHLGQEVIDNSVDEALAGHASSVQVILHKDQSLEVIDDGRGMPVDIHPEEGVPGIELIMCKLHAGGKFSNKNYQFSGGLHGVGISVVNALSTRVEVTVRRDAQVYEIAFENGDKVQDLQVTGTCGRRNTGTSVHFWPDPSYFDSANFSVARLTHLLRAKAVLCPGLKIKFDNKVTGEVTEWHYEDGLKDYLFDTVKSWPMLPDTPFTGAFAANNEAVDWALVWQPEGGDSVAESYVNLIPTAQGGTHVNGLRQGLLEALREFCEFRNLMPRGVKLAPEDIWDKVSYILSIKMQDPQFAGQTKERLSSRQASAFITGVVRDAFSLWLNEHTEQAEALAEFCIASAQSRLRKAKKVARKKVTSGPALPGKLTDCTTTEPMRGELFLVEGDSAGGSAKQARDRDFQAIMPLRGKILNTWEVDAGQVLASQEVHNISIALGIDPDSEDLSGLRYGKVCILADADSDGLHIATLLCALFMRHFRSLVEQGHVYVAMPPLFRVDVGKEVFYALDEQERQGILDRIAAEKRKGKVQVTRFKGLGEMNPGQLRETTMDPNTRRLVQLTVDDAQATEALMDMLLAKKRAGDRKSWLEAKGDLASLEN from the coding sequence ATGACCAATCAATACACCTCCGATGCCATTGAGGTACTCAACGGACTGGAGCCGGTAAAGCGGCGCCCCGGGATGTACACCGACACTGCCCGGCCCAACCACCTGGGTCAGGAAGTGATCGACAACAGCGTCGATGAAGCCCTGGCGGGTCACGCCAGCAGCGTCCAGGTGATACTCCATAAGGACCAGTCTCTGGAGGTGATCGATGATGGTCGTGGCATGCCGGTGGATATCCACCCGGAAGAGGGCGTGCCCGGTATCGAGCTGATCATGTGTAAGCTGCACGCCGGTGGTAAGTTCTCCAACAAGAACTACCAGTTCTCCGGTGGTCTGCACGGTGTGGGGATCTCCGTGGTGAACGCCCTCTCCACCCGGGTGGAGGTGACCGTTCGCCGCGATGCCCAGGTGTATGAGATCGCCTTCGAAAATGGCGACAAGGTGCAGGACCTGCAGGTGACCGGCACCTGTGGTCGTCGCAACACCGGCACCAGCGTTCATTTCTGGCCAGACCCCAGCTATTTTGACTCCGCCAACTTCTCTGTGGCCCGGCTGACTCACCTGCTGCGGGCCAAAGCGGTACTCTGCCCCGGACTGAAGATCAAGTTCGACAACAAGGTGACCGGTGAGGTCACCGAGTGGCACTACGAAGATGGCCTCAAGGATTACCTGTTCGATACGGTGAAGTCCTGGCCCATGCTGCCGGATACCCCCTTTACCGGCGCCTTTGCTGCGAACAATGAAGCGGTGGACTGGGCCCTGGTGTGGCAACCGGAAGGGGGCGACTCCGTCGCCGAGAGTTACGTCAACCTGATCCCCACCGCCCAGGGCGGTACTCACGTCAACGGCCTGCGTCAAGGACTGCTGGAAGCACTGCGCGAGTTCTGCGAGTTCCGCAACCTGATGCCCCGGGGCGTCAAGCTGGCGCCTGAGGATATCTGGGACAAGGTGAGCTACATCCTCTCCATCAAGATGCAGGATCCCCAGTTTGCCGGTCAGACCAAGGAGCGGCTCTCCTCCCGTCAGGCGTCGGCCTTCATTACCGGCGTGGTTCGGGATGCTTTCAGCCTGTGGCTCAACGAGCACACCGAGCAGGCGGAAGCCCTGGCCGAGTTCTGCATCGCCAGTGCCCAGAGCCGTCTGCGCAAGGCCAAGAAGGTGGCCCGCAAGAAGGTGACCAGTGGTCCTGCCTTGCCAGGTAAGCTCACCGATTGCACCACCACAGAGCCGATGCGCGGCGAGCTGTTCCTGGTGGAGGGGGACTCGGCAGGCGGCAGTGCCAAGCAGGCCCGAGATCGTGACTTTCAGGCGATCATGCCCCTGCGAGGAAAGATTCTGAATACCTGGGAGGTGGACGCCGGTCAGGTGCTGGCCTCTCAGGAGGTGCACAACATCTCCATCGCCCTGGGGATCGATCCTGACTCCGAGGACCTCAGCGGGCTTCGTTACGGCAAGGTGTGCATCCTGGCGGATGCGGACTCCGATGGCCTGCACATCGCCACCCTGCTGTGCGCGCTGTTCATGAGGCATTTCCGCTCTCTGGTGGAGCAGGGGCATGTGTATGTGGCCATGCCACCGCTGTTCCGCGTCGACGTGGGCAAAGAGGTGTTCTACGCCCTGGATGAGCAGGAGCGTCAGGGAATCCTCGACAGAATTGCCGCCGAGAAGCGCAAAGGCAAGGTTCAGGTCACCCGATTTAAGGGACTGGGTGAGATGAACCCGGGCCAGCTCAGGGAGACCACCATGGATCCCAATACCCGCCGTCTGGTGCAATTGACGGTGGATGATGCCCAGGCCACCGAGGCGTTGATGGACATGCTGCTGGCCAAGAAGCGGGCCGGTGACCGCAAGTCCTGGCTGGAAGCCAAGGGCGACTTGGCGTCTCTGGAAAACTGA
- a CDS encoding YqiA/YcfP family alpha/beta fold hydrolase translates to MLLYIHGFNSSPGSQKAELVRDYMARHHANEPLAIPRLATTPQAAMAQLEGIVEPALAAGEPLRLMGSSLGGFFSSYLAEKYGGRAVLINPAVRPFELLLDYLGPQENPYTGECYEVTEAHMTQLQALDTPVIHHPDRFLTLLQSGDEVLDYRQAVDKYHHGQMVIEPGGDHSFVGFEQHLPAACRFLGLA, encoded by the coding sequence ATGCTGCTCTACATCCACGGATTCAACAGTTCCCCCGGTTCGCAGAAAGCGGAGCTGGTCCGCGACTATATGGCGCGGCACCATGCCAATGAACCCCTGGCCATTCCCCGGCTGGCCACCACGCCCCAGGCGGCCATGGCCCAGCTCGAGGGGATCGTCGAACCCGCCCTGGCGGCGGGCGAGCCGCTGCGGCTGATGGGCAGCTCTCTGGGGGGCTTTTTCTCCAGCTATCTGGCGGAGAAGTATGGGGGCAGGGCGGTGCTGATCAACCCGGCGGTGCGCCCCTTCGAACTGCTGCTGGATTACCTGGGCCCTCAGGAAAACCCCTATACCGGTGAGTGCTACGAGGTAACAGAAGCACACATGACCCAGTTACAGGCACTGGATACGCCGGTGATCCATCATCCGGATCGTTTCCTGACCCTGCTGCAGAGCGGTGATGAGGTGCTGGATTACCGTCAGGCGGTCGATAAGTATCACCATGGCCAGATGGTGATTGAGCCGGGCGGCGACCACAGTTTCGTCGGCTTTGAGCAGCACCTGCCTGCGGCATGCCGTTTCCTTGGGCTGGCTTGA
- the cpdA gene encoding 3',5'-cyclic-AMP phosphodiesterase produces the protein MSVRAKALSFPADKQSIRIAQISDPHLFADKGAEFLGLNPWDSFSAILSELRYEPLDMVIGTGDLSQDHSIEAYRHFADGVRGLGVPVSALPGNHDAFDRMELGLEGSGVMLDRRIILGHWQLLQLDSTVLGLPGGHLNHHRLEWLEAVLNHSSAYHTLIALHHHPLDTGCVWLDQHRLDNGQEFNDLIRRFETVKGVIWGHVHQEMDERVDHIRMLAAPSTSIQFRPHCRDFTLDNLQPGYRLLTLNADGSIDTSIKRLSGDRFQPDRTASGY, from the coding sequence TTGAGTGTTCGAGCCAAGGCACTGTCGTTTCCTGCGGACAAGCAGTCGATCCGCATCGCACAGATCTCCGACCCCCACCTGTTTGCCGATAAAGGGGCTGAGTTCCTGGGACTGAATCCCTGGGACAGCTTCTCCGCGATCCTCTCCGAACTGCGTTATGAGCCGCTGGACATGGTCATTGGCACCGGCGATCTCAGCCAGGATCACAGCATCGAAGCCTATCGCCATTTTGCCGACGGCGTCCGTGGACTGGGCGTGCCGGTGAGCGCATTGCCGGGCAATCACGACGCCTTCGACCGCATGGAGCTGGGCCTCGAAGGCAGTGGTGTCATGCTGGACCGGCGCATCATCCTCGGCCATTGGCAGTTGCTGCAGCTGGACAGTACCGTGCTGGGGCTGCCCGGTGGGCACCTGAATCACCACAGGCTGGAGTGGCTGGAGGCGGTGCTGAATCACTCCAGTGCCTACCACACCCTGATCGCCCTGCATCATCACCCCCTGGACACGGGCTGTGTCTGGCTGGATCAGCACAGGCTGGATAACGGTCAGGAGTTCAACGACCTGATTCGCCGCTTCGAGACAGTGAAAGGGGTGATCTGGGGCCACGTCCATCAGGAGATGGATGAGCGTGTGGACCACATCCGTATGCTGGCGGCACCGTCAACGTCCATTCAGTTCCGGCCACACTGCCGGGACTTTACCCTGGACAACCTGCAGCCCGGTTACCGTTTGCTGACCCTGAATGCCGATGGTAGCATCGACACCTCGATAAAACGGCTGTCCGGCGATCGCTTCCAACCCGACAGGACGGCGTCCGGCTACTAG
- a CDS encoding DUF1249 domain-containing protein, translated as MAKRRDSLARLHALYGRNYLRLLPLIPEDAKPGERWHMRLSPLIEVGFTLVEQTRYTQVLQIQRWVPASSWLTIPCMSVRMYHDARLAEVLSGQQISGLSPLYDWQTAKLWLAQDRFQTNLFLAEILECLSPHRLKAMVAEVRE; from the coding sequence ATGGCCAAACGGCGCGATTCGCTGGCGAGGTTACACGCCCTGTATGGGCGCAACTATCTGCGCCTGCTGCCCCTGATCCCCGAGGATGCCAAGCCCGGGGAACGTTGGCATATGCGCCTCTCTCCCCTGATAGAAGTGGGCTTCACCCTGGTGGAGCAAACCCGTTACACCCAGGTTTTACAGATACAGCGCTGGGTGCCTGCGAGCTCCTGGCTGACTATCCCCTGCATGTCGGTTAGGATGTACCACGACGCTCGACTGGCAGAAGTGTTAAGTGGTCAACAGATCTCCGGCCTTTCGCCGTTGTATGATTGGCAGACTGCCAAATTGTGGCTGGCGCAGGACAGGTTCCAGACAAACCTGTTTCTGGCTGAAATATTGGAATGTTTATCGCCCCATAGGCTTAAGGCCATGGTGGCTGAAGTTAGGGAGTAA
- the nudF gene encoding ADP-ribose diphosphatase, protein MKVQLPGQMDPERIELLEEKTLFQGFFKLIQRKLRHPLFDGGMSEVVTREIFERGNAVVVLPYDPVRDEVVLIEQIRIPAIGNSDNPWLYELVAGMIDKKESVLEVAERELLEETGLRSAGLTPIGSHLSSPGGCSERLHMVLALVDASKAEGIHGLDDEHEDIRVVVVPRTQAYQMVESGQIDNGSSVIGLQWLELNHHKLRRVEV, encoded by the coding sequence ATGAAAGTACAACTTCCTGGCCAGATGGATCCTGAACGGATCGAGCTTCTGGAGGAAAAAACGCTGTTTCAGGGCTTTTTCAAACTGATTCAGCGAAAACTGCGCCACCCCCTGTTCGACGGCGGCATGAGCGAGGTGGTGACCCGGGAGATCTTCGAGCGGGGCAATGCGGTGGTGGTGTTGCCCTATGACCCGGTGCGGGATGAGGTGGTGCTGATTGAGCAGATCCGCATTCCCGCCATAGGCAACAGCGACAATCCCTGGCTCTATGAACTGGTGGCGGGGATGATCGATAAGAAGGAGTCGGTTCTGGAGGTCGCCGAGAGGGAGCTGCTGGAGGAGACCGGATTGCGCAGCGCTGGCCTCACCCCCATCGGCAGCCATCTCTCTTCGCCGGGGGGCTGCTCCGAGCGCCTTCATATGGTCCTGGCCCTGGTGGATGCCTCCAAGGCTGAGGGGATTCACGGCCTGGATGATGAGCATGAAGACATCCGGGTGGTGGTGGTGCCCAGAACCCAGGCGTACCAGATGGTGGAATCTGGACAAATCGACAATGGAAGCAGCGTGATTGGTCTACAATGGCTGGAATTGAATCACCACAAACTCAGGAGGGTTGAGGTCTGA